In one Nocardia tengchongensis genomic region, the following are encoded:
- a CDS encoding DHA2 family efflux MFS transporter permease subunit yields the protein MTTPPDTKAADAADDKLDIGVFKIAGVVVLGAIMSILDVTVVTVAIPTFQHDFNTTYAIAAWSMTGYTLALATVIPLTGWAADRFGTKRLYMMALVFFVIGSVLCSTAWNIESLIAFRVIQGLGGGMLMPLGMTIMTHAAGPTRIGRVMAVLGVPMLLGPIGGPILGGWLIDSFSWHWIFLINLPIGIIALILAYTIFPRDNPEPSQSFDFLGMLLASPGLAAFLFGVSSIPGEGTIKSAKVLIPAIIGLALLVAFVFHALRTEHPLIELRLFKNQSLRYAVMTMTLFAMAFFGSGLLLPSYLQQVRGESTLAAGLLIAPQGLGAMLTMPIAGRLVDKIGPGKIVLTGISIMAVSMAALTQVKADTPYPLLCGVLFVMGLGMGCTMMPTMTAAIQTLTHGEVARGSTLMNIVNQTAGSIGTATISVVLTTLLNHRPEAKMAIASNYDPRVAQQVPAPVLAQGFDQAAQAFAHTFVVATVLLLATLIPAFFLPRTKPAAPASVDAPAVVH from the coding sequence GTGACCACCCCTCCGGATACCAAGGCGGCCGACGCCGCCGACGACAAGCTGGACATCGGCGTCTTCAAGATCGCCGGTGTCGTGGTGCTCGGCGCCATCATGTCGATCCTCGACGTCACCGTCGTCACCGTCGCCATCCCCACCTTCCAGCACGACTTCAACACCACCTACGCCATCGCCGCCTGGTCCATGACCGGCTACACCCTCGCGCTGGCCACCGTCATCCCCCTGACCGGCTGGGCCGCAGACCGATTCGGCACCAAACGCCTCTACATGATGGCGCTGGTGTTCTTCGTGATCGGCTCGGTGCTGTGCTCGACGGCCTGGAACATCGAGTCCCTCATCGCCTTCCGCGTCATCCAAGGCCTCGGCGGCGGCATGCTCATGCCGCTGGGTATGACGATCATGACCCACGCCGCGGGCCCCACCCGCATCGGCCGCGTCATGGCCGTGCTCGGCGTGCCCATGCTGCTGGGCCCCATCGGCGGCCCCATCCTGGGCGGCTGGCTCATCGACTCCTTCAGCTGGCACTGGATCTTCCTGATCAACCTGCCCATCGGCATCATCGCGCTGATCCTGGCCTACACGATCTTCCCGCGCGACAATCCCGAACCGTCGCAGAGTTTCGACTTCCTGGGCATGCTGCTCGCCTCACCCGGTCTGGCCGCCTTCCTGTTCGGCGTGTCCTCCATCCCCGGGGAAGGCACCATCAAATCGGCCAAGGTGCTCATCCCCGCAATCATCGGCCTGGCACTGCTGGTCGCATTCGTCTTCCACGCCCTGCGCACCGAACACCCGCTGATCGAGCTGCGACTGTTCAAGAACCAGTCACTGCGCTACGCGGTGATGACCATGACCCTGTTCGCCATGGCGTTCTTCGGATCCGGGCTGCTGCTGCCGTCGTATCTGCAGCAGGTGCGCGGCGAATCCACCCTGGCCGCCGGTCTGCTCATCGCCCCACAAGGCCTGGGCGCCATGCTGACCATGCCCATCGCCGGCCGGCTGGTCGACAAGATCGGGCCCGGCAAGATCGTGCTCACCGGCATCAGCATCATGGCCGTGTCGATGGCCGCACTGACCCAGGTCAAGGCCGACACCCCGTATCCGCTGCTGTGCGGGGTGCTGTTCGTGATGGGTCTGGGCATGGGCTGCACCATGATGCCCACCATGACCGCCGCCATCCAGACCCTCACCCACGGTGAGGTCGCGCGCGGCTCGACGCTGATGAACATCGTCAACCAGACCGCCGGATCCATCGGCACCGCAACCATTTCCGTGGTGCTGACCACCCTGCTCAACCACCGCCCGGAAGCGAAGATGGCCATCGCGTCCAACTACGATCCGCGCGTGGCGCAGCAGGTGCCGGCGCCGGTGCTGGCCCAGGGCTTCGACCAAGCCGCCCAAGCCTTCGCCCACACCTTCGTCGTGGCCACCGTGCTCCTGCTGGCCACACTGATCCCGGCGTTCTTCCTGCCCCGCACCAAACCCGCCGCACCCGCCTCGGTCGACGCACCCGCAGTCGTGCACTGA
- the mraY gene encoding phospho-N-acetylmuramoyl-pentapeptide-transferase gives MRQILVAALVALVVSITVTPLLIRLFTRRRLGQAIRSDGPASHLAKHGTPTMGGVAILVALWCGYGAATLVGRHFEGRGPSASGLLVLGLATALGAVGFVDDAVKLSQQRSLGLTASGKIVGQLCAAVVFGVLALQFRGGSGLTPGSKQISIVRDISTVSLAVAGFLLVVCLIVVAWSNAVNITDGLDGLAAGSMGLALGSYLLITFWQYAHACATKAVPGCYTVRDPLDLSVVCAAGAAACVGFLWWNAAPAKIFMGDTGSLALGGLLAGLSITTRTELLMVAVGALFVAEIVSVALQIVMFRTTRTRVFKMAPFHHHFELTGWPETTVIIRFWLLAAISAATGLLFFYAEHLASTGPRH, from the coding sequence ATGCGGCAGATTCTGGTGGCGGCGCTGGTAGCACTGGTGGTGTCGATCACGGTGACGCCGTTGCTGATTCGATTGTTCACCCGACGCCGGCTCGGGCAGGCGATCCGCTCCGACGGTCCGGCCAGTCATCTGGCCAAGCACGGGACCCCGACGATGGGCGGGGTGGCGATCCTGGTCGCGCTGTGGTGCGGGTACGGGGCGGCGACGCTGGTGGGCCGGCATTTCGAGGGGCGCGGGCCCTCGGCGTCGGGGCTGCTGGTGCTGGGGTTGGCCACAGCGTTGGGCGCGGTGGGGTTCGTCGATGACGCGGTGAAGTTGTCGCAGCAGCGCAGTCTGGGGTTGACCGCGTCGGGCAAGATCGTCGGACAGTTGTGCGCGGCGGTGGTTTTCGGGGTGCTGGCGTTGCAGTTCCGGGGCGGGTCGGGGCTGACGCCGGGCAGCAAGCAGATCTCGATCGTGCGCGACATCTCGACGGTGTCGCTGGCGGTGGCGGGGTTTCTGCTGGTGGTGTGCCTGATCGTGGTGGCGTGGTCGAACGCGGTCAACATCACCGACGGCCTCGACGGTCTGGCCGCGGGGTCGATGGGGTTGGCGCTGGGTTCGTATCTGCTGATCACGTTCTGGCAGTACGCGCACGCGTGCGCGACCAAGGCGGTGCCGGGCTGCTACACGGTGCGTGATCCGCTGGATCTGTCGGTGGTGTGCGCGGCGGGCGCGGCGGCGTGTGTGGGCTTCCTGTGGTGGAACGCGGCGCCGGCGAAGATCTTCATGGGTGACACCGGGTCGCTGGCGTTGGGCGGGCTGCTGGCCGGGTTGTCGATCACCACGCGCACCGAGTTGCTGATGGTGGCGGTGGGGGCGTTGTTCGTCGCCGAGATCGTGTCGGTGGCCTTGCAGATCGTCATGTTCCGCACCACCCGCACCCGGGTGTTCAAGATGGCGCCGTTCCATCATCATTTCGAGCTGACCGGCTGGCCCGAGACGACCGTGATCATCCGGTTCTGGCTGCTGGCAGCGATTTCGGCGGCGACGGGGCTGTTGTTCTTCTACGCCGAGCATCTCGCGAGCACCGGGCCCCGGCACTGA
- a CDS encoding helix-turn-helix transcriptional regulator, with product MDPVGVRREQLREFLRGRRARITPDQVGLPAAGRRRTPGLRREEVAVLAGVGVSWYTWLEQGRDITVSGEVLDAVAAALRLDATERGHLYVLAGLNPPCRAGDSGTEVTAETRNLLDAWGTRPAVLRDRYWTVLAYNDAARAVFDYDGPGHNCLITYFTNPRYLAMKQMWAHGAPAVVAAYRADSATCPGDPGFEAVVTELAKRSPEFAALWARHDVGAAAQAVNALHHPHAGELHFDTTTLTLADRPDQHVVLYNPRPDTGTADALDRLRLASPA from the coding sequence ATGGACCCAGTGGGCGTGCGCCGCGAACAACTGCGAGAGTTCCTGCGCGGCAGACGCGCCCGCATCACCCCCGACCAGGTCGGACTGCCCGCCGCCGGACGCCGCCGCACCCCGGGCCTGCGCCGCGAAGAGGTCGCCGTCCTCGCCGGAGTCGGCGTCTCCTGGTACACCTGGCTCGAACAAGGCCGCGACATCACCGTCTCGGGCGAAGTCCTCGACGCCGTGGCCGCCGCCCTGCGCCTCGACGCCACCGAACGCGGCCACCTCTACGTCCTGGCCGGACTCAACCCACCCTGTCGCGCCGGCGACTCCGGCACCGAGGTCACCGCCGAAACCCGCAACCTGCTCGACGCCTGGGGAACCCGCCCCGCGGTGCTGCGCGACCGCTACTGGACCGTGCTGGCCTACAACGACGCCGCCCGCGCCGTCTTCGACTACGACGGCCCCGGCCACAACTGCCTGATCACCTACTTCACCAACCCCCGCTACCTCGCCATGAAACAGATGTGGGCCCACGGCGCGCCCGCGGTCGTGGCCGCCTACCGCGCCGACTCCGCCACCTGCCCAGGCGACCCCGGATTCGAGGCCGTCGTCACCGAACTCGCGAAGCGCAGCCCCGAATTCGCGGCCCTGTGGGCGCGCCACGATGTCGGTGCCGCCGCCCAAGCGGTCAACGCGCTGCACCACCCCCACGCCGGCGAGCTGCACTTCGACACCACCACACTCACTCTCGCCGACCGGCCCGATCAGCACGTGGTGCTCTACAACCCGCGCCCCGACACCGGCACCGCCGATGCCCTCGACCGCCTGCGCCTGGCCTCACCCGCCTGA
- a CDS encoding glucose 1-dehydrogenase: protein MTHNASRFDHKIALITGGSSGMGLATAQRLIDEGAHVIITGRDTARLDAAATALGPRATAIAGDITDPDDLAALTRTITEQFGRLDVVFVNAGIGAFQPLTAVTAEEFDRVVAINVKAAFFTIQATVPLLGPGSAIVVNASFALHRGAPGAALYSATKAAVHNVARTVAAELAPKGIRVNSISPGYIDTPAFRAEASPQAQAAAGSLVAAGRIGTSGEVAAAVAFLASSDASYITGTDLLVDGGLTTLIPSAMV, encoded by the coding sequence ATGACGCACAACGCATCCCGCTTCGACCACAAGATCGCCCTCATCACCGGCGGCAGCAGCGGCATGGGCCTGGCCACCGCACAGCGCCTCATCGACGAAGGCGCGCACGTCATCATCACCGGTCGCGACACAGCCCGCCTCGACGCCGCCGCCACCGCACTGGGCCCGCGCGCCACCGCGATCGCCGGCGACATCACCGACCCCGACGACCTCGCCGCGCTGACCCGCACCATCACTGAACAATTCGGTCGCCTCGACGTGGTGTTCGTCAATGCCGGTATCGGAGCCTTCCAACCCCTGACCGCCGTCACCGCCGAGGAATTCGACCGCGTTGTAGCCATCAACGTCAAAGCGGCCTTCTTCACCATCCAGGCCACCGTGCCGCTGCTCGGCCCCGGCAGCGCCATCGTCGTCAACGCCTCCTTCGCCCTCCACCGCGGCGCCCCCGGCGCGGCCCTCTACAGCGCCACCAAGGCCGCCGTTCACAACGTGGCCCGCACCGTCGCAGCAGAGCTGGCCCCCAAGGGAATTCGCGTCAACTCGATCAGCCCCGGCTACATCGACACCCCCGCCTTCCGCGCCGAAGCCTCCCCGCAAGCCCAAGCCGCCGCCGGATCCCTGGTCGCCGCCGGACGCATCGGAACATCGGGCGAGGTCGCCGCCGCCGTCGCGTTCCTGGCCTCGTCCGACGCCTCCTACATCACCGGCACCGACCTGCTCGTCGACGGCGGCCTGACCACCCTCATCCCCTCCGCCATGGTCTGA
- a CDS encoding MgtC/SapB family protein gives MTTWEMLLRLATGVGLGAIIGFERQFRARMAGLRTNALVAAGATLFVLLSAHGFNGATADPTRVAAQIVSGIGFLGAGVILRDGFNIRGLNTAATLWCSAAVGALAGAGMYSTAAAGTVAVVVVNTALRTVARSVDRPIADGTDAQDALYAFHADTDDAHEAQVRALLVQSLTRTDFRLVSISSHDTSPGRVQVRAELTGDRRDDRQMESAVSRLSLEPSVTSVGWRTVPRPVETEQ, from the coding sequence ATGACCACCTGGGAAATGCTGCTCCGCCTGGCCACCGGTGTCGGGTTGGGCGCGATCATCGGATTCGAGCGTCAGTTCCGTGCCCGCATGGCCGGTCTGCGCACCAACGCGCTGGTCGCCGCCGGTGCGACGCTGTTCGTGCTGTTGTCGGCGCACGGCTTCAACGGCGCCACCGCCGACCCGACCCGCGTTGCCGCGCAGATCGTTTCGGGTATCGGCTTCCTGGGCGCGGGTGTGATCCTGCGCGACGGGTTCAATATCCGCGGCCTCAATACCGCTGCCACCCTGTGGTGTTCGGCCGCGGTCGGTGCGCTCGCGGGTGCGGGCATGTACTCGACGGCCGCGGCGGGCACGGTCGCGGTGGTGGTGGTCAATACCGCGTTGCGCACCGTGGCCCGGTCGGTGGATCGTCCGATCGCCGACGGCACCGACGCCCAGGACGCGTTGTACGCCTTCCACGCCGACACCGACGACGCCCACGAGGCGCAGGTGCGGGCGCTGCTGGTGCAGTCGTTGACGCGCACCGACTTCCGGCTGGTGTCGATCTCGAGTCATGACACGTCCCCGGGCCGGGTGCAGGTGCGGGCCGAACTCACCGGCGATCGTCGTGACGATCGCCAGATGGAGTCCGCGGTGAGCCGGTTGAGCTTGGAGCCTTCGGTGACCAGTGTCGGCTGGCGCACCGTGCCGCGGCCGGTGGAAACCGAGCAGTGA
- a CDS encoding TetR/AcrR family transcriptional regulator: MQTEQPPSEEPRIWGGTTLTERREARRTALLEAALDLIGESGAGAVTMRAVCRRATLTDRYFYESFASRDELLDVLYRQIADEFLDPMTAFAVADSPDRDRALSEALVDKVLQDPRKSRLFLVEPYSSTGLGQTTIAVMPAFTRLIQDHLFAHIDDPVRRRLAAVTMASGNAGMFSAWLNGTLRATREQIVDHLVQTIDAYRGMYRG, encoded by the coding sequence GTGCAGACCGAGCAGCCCCCCTCCGAGGAGCCCCGCATCTGGGGTGGAACGACCCTCACCGAACGCCGTGAGGCGCGCCGCACCGCCCTGCTCGAGGCCGCACTGGATCTGATCGGCGAGTCCGGGGCCGGCGCGGTCACCATGCGCGCGGTGTGCCGGCGCGCCACGCTGACCGACCGCTACTTCTACGAATCCTTCGCCAGCCGCGACGAGCTGCTCGATGTGCTCTATCGCCAGATCGCCGACGAGTTCCTCGATCCGATGACCGCGTTCGCCGTCGCCGACTCTCCCGACCGCGATCGTGCGCTGTCGGAAGCGTTGGTGGACAAGGTGCTTCAGGATCCGCGCAAGTCGCGGCTGTTTCTGGTGGAGCCGTATTCCTCGACCGGGCTGGGACAGACCACGATCGCGGTGATGCCCGCCTTCACCCGGCTGATCCAGGATCATCTGTTCGCCCACATCGACGATCCGGTGCGGCGGCGGCTGGCCGCGGTCACCATGGCCAGCGGCAATGCGGGCATGTTCTCGGCGTGGCTCAACGGCACTTTGCGCGCTACCCGCGAGCAGATCGTCGATCATCTGGTGCAGACCATCGACGCCTACCGCGGGATGTATCGCGGCTGA
- a CDS encoding transcriptional regulator, translating into MSTARFDELIHPSTRLTLVATLAAADWAEFAFLKDRLGLSDSALSKQLATLEEAGYVSTERRLEGSRRKVRARLTAAGRAAFDGHIAALRDIVAGATAPGEPGV; encoded by the coding sequence GTGAGTACCGCCCGCTTCGACGAACTGATCCATCCCAGCACCCGGCTGACGCTGGTGGCGACGCTGGCCGCGGCCGATTGGGCGGAGTTCGCGTTCCTCAAAGACCGCCTGGGACTGTCGGATTCGGCGTTGTCCAAGCAGTTGGCAACCTTGGAGGAGGCCGGGTACGTCAGCACCGAGCGTCGCCTCGAGGGCAGTCGCCGCAAGGTGCGCGCCCGCCTGACCGCCGCGGGGCGCGCCGCGTTCGACGGGCACATCGCGGCGCTGCGCGACATCGTCGCCGGCGCAACGGCTCCCGGGGAGCCCGGGGTCTAG